The following proteins are co-located in the Pseudomonas synxantha genome:
- a CDS encoding AAA family ATPase: MKVVVLAGPESSGKSWLAAELHAHFGGLMVGEYVRYFIDHHQRDTCLADIPAIARGQLEWEDAARAERPGLLVLDTHLLANKLWSQTLFGDYPGWLDSELLARHYDLHLLLSPEDVQWCADGQRCQPELEDRRAFFQASLDWMQQHRQPVLVIRGTWQDRRTAAFAAVERLLAQPA, encoded by the coding sequence ATGAAGGTGGTAGTGCTGGCAGGCCCGGAATCCAGTGGTAAAAGCTGGCTGGCTGCCGAGTTGCACGCACACTTCGGCGGGCTGATGGTCGGCGAGTACGTGCGCTATTTCATCGATCACCATCAGCGTGACACCTGCCTGGCGGATATCCCGGCGATTGCCCGTGGCCAGCTGGAATGGGAAGACGCTGCCCGCGCCGAACGCCCTGGCCTGCTGGTGCTCGACACGCACCTGCTGGCCAACAAACTGTGGAGTCAGACCCTGTTCGGCGACTACCCCGGCTGGCTCGACAGCGAACTGCTGGCCCGGCATTACGACCTGCACCTGCTGCTCTCCCCCGAGGATGTGCAATGGTGCGCCGACGGCCAGCGCTGCCAGCCGGAGCTTGAAGACCGCCGCGCGTTTTTTCAGGCGAGCCTGGACTGGATGCAGCAGCATCGACAGCCAGTACTGGTGATTCGCGGAACCTGGCAAGACCGCCGCACGGCGGCATTCGCTGCAGTAGAGCGACTGCTCGCCCAACCCGCGTAG